In the Acidimicrobiales bacterium genome, one interval contains:
- a CDS encoding HNH endonuclease — MGRALVLNVTDEPLGVVASRRAAVLVFDGKADTLHGSDDVLRSERMEIPVPSVVRLRYYVRVPYQWRGSISRRGVFARDANACQYCGARADSIDHVRPRSRGGAHTWENVVAACRPCNAHKRDRLLPETNMRLRRVPAAPPRSMRVVLALGDVPASWEPYLPGCDPALSA, encoded by the coding sequence ATGGGCCGGGCCCTCGTGCTCAACGTGACAGACGAGCCACTCGGCGTCGTCGCGTCCCGGCGGGCGGCGGTCCTCGTGTTCGACGGCAAGGCCGACACGTTGCACGGGAGCGACGACGTGCTGCGCTCTGAGCGGATGGAGATCCCCGTCCCCTCTGTCGTGCGGCTCCGATACTACGTGCGCGTGCCGTACCAGTGGCGCGGCTCGATCAGCCGCCGCGGCGTCTTCGCCCGGGATGCGAACGCCTGCCAGTACTGCGGGGCGCGGGCGGACTCGATCGACCACGTCCGTCCACGCAGCCGTGGTGGTGCCCACACATGGGAGAACGTCGTGGCGGCGTGTCGCCCGTGCAACGCCCACAAGCGCGATCGCCTGTTGCCCGAGACGAACATGCGGCTGCGACGGGTGCCGGCCGCTCCACCGCGCTCGATGCGGGTGGTTCTGGCTCTGGGTGACGTCCCCGCATCGTGGGAGCCCTACCTGCCAGGGTGCGACCCGGCCCTGTCGGCGTGA
- a CDS encoding cell division/cell wall cluster transcriptional repressor MraZ: MFVGFLGTHERSLDDKGRLALPVPFRSHLGDTCFATRAPGAACLGVWTAEDFQRTLGRLRERVRNGEASTNQLRRFAAGAAELRQDSQGRVVLPSHLRDAVGLDREVMVIGAGDRVEVWDPQRWTEVHDAAEDAADDGNWM; this comes from the coding sequence GTGTTCGTCGGATTTCTGGGAACGCACGAGCGGTCGCTGGACGACAAGGGTCGTCTCGCGTTGCCGGTCCCGTTCCGGTCCCATCTCGGCGACACCTGCTTCGCCACACGGGCGCCGGGAGCGGCCTGCCTCGGCGTGTGGACGGCGGAGGACTTTCAGAGAACGCTCGGTCGGCTCCGGGAGAGGGTTCGCAACGGCGAAGCCTCGACGAACCAGCTCCGCCGGTTCGCCGCGGGTGCCGCCGAGCTACGTCAGGACTCCCAGGGTCGTGTGGTGCTGCCCTCGCACCTGAGGGACGCGGTCGGGCTCGATCGCGAGGTCATGGTCATCGGCGCGGGGGACCGCGTCGAGGTCTGGGACCCGCAGCGTTGGACAGAGGTCCACGACGCGGCCGAGGACGCTGCCGACGACGGCAACTGGATGTGA
- the rsmH gene encoding 16S rRNA (cytosine(1402)-N(4))-methyltransferase RsmH, with translation MNSTTFEHEPVMVAEVIEVLTAGPAGTILDATVGGAGHATALLEQREDLRLVGLDRDPSAVGAAADRLAVFGDRAVVVHRRFDELDSALDALGVDRIAGVLFDLGVSSPQLDRGERGFSYRQSGPLDMRMDPTAGRDAAAIVNEADAEELRSLLVAGGDERFARRIAAAIVAARPIADTTELAETVVTAIPAAARRGRHPARRTFQAIRIAVNDELAALSAALTMAITRLAPGGRGVVISYHSGEDRITKRILRDAETGGCECPSALPCVCGAVPTVKLLGRRGRRPGDDEVARNRRSQSARLRAFERLAAT, from the coding sequence GTGAACTCGACGACGTTCGAACACGAACCGGTCATGGTGGCCGAGGTCATCGAGGTGCTCACCGCCGGGCCTGCGGGCACGATCCTCGACGCGACGGTCGGCGGCGCCGGGCACGCCACGGCCCTCCTGGAACAACGCGAGGATCTCCGCCTCGTCGGCCTCGACCGTGATCCCTCCGCGGTCGGGGCCGCAGCGGACCGTCTGGCGGTGTTCGGCGATCGCGCCGTGGTCGTCCATCGCCGTTTCGACGAACTCGACAGTGCACTCGATGCCCTCGGGGTGGACCGGATCGCCGGCGTGCTGTTCGATCTCGGCGTGAGTTCCCCTCAGCTCGACAGGGGTGAACGCGGGTTCTCCTACAGGCAGTCCGGACCGCTCGACATGCGAATGGATCCGACAGCAGGCCGCGACGCCGCGGCAATCGTGAACGAGGCGGACGCCGAGGAGCTGCGGTCTCTGCTCGTCGCCGGTGGCGACGAGCGTTTCGCCCGGCGGATCGCCGCGGCGATCGTCGCCGCCCGGCCCATCGCCGACACCACCGAACTCGCCGAGACCGTCGTCACCGCCATTCCGGCGGCGGCGCGCCGCGGACGCCACCCCGCTCGCCGGACCTTCCAGGCCATCCGGATCGCGGTCAACGACGAGCTGGCCGCTCTGTCCGCGGCGCTCACCATGGCCATCACCCGACTCGCCCCCGGTGGGCGCGGTGTCGTGATCTCCTACCACTCCGGCGAGGACCGCATCACCAAGCGCATCCTGCGCGACGCCGAGACCGGCGGCTGCGAGTGTCCCTCGGCGCTGCCGTGCGTGTGTGGAGCCGTCCCGACCGTGAAGCTCCTCGGGCGCCGCGGGCGTCGCCCCGGCGACGACGAGGTCGCCCGGAACCGTCGGTCCCAGTCAGCGCGGCTCCGCGCATTCGAGAGATTGGCCGCAACATGA
- a CDS encoding septum formation initiator family protein produces the protein MTPTRTRTAAVPDRRASTAAAPLRRPDPRPERHGVRPARAPRRDSTRLVGVVGVVSVIVVLIGLFGMAAFHAVIIEGQRDLERLDAHAVELRAENDRLEVEVAALLAPGRIEAEAKARLGMVDPTDVTYLAPVPAGSAVPGGQ, from the coding sequence ATGACGCCGACACGTACGCGTACAGCGGCGGTCCCCGATCGGCGGGCATCGACCGCCGCCGCTCCACTCCGCCGCCCCGACCCGCGTCCCGAACGCCATGGCGTACGTCCCGCACGGGCGCCCCGCCGCGACAGCACCCGCCTGGTGGGGGTCGTCGGCGTGGTCTCGGTGATCGTCGTTCTCATCGGCCTCTTCGGCATGGCGGCGTTCCACGCCGTGATCATCGAGGGCCAGCGTGACCTCGAGAGACTCGACGCCCACGCCGTGGAACTGCGCGCCGAGAACGACCGACTCGAAGTCGAAGTGGCGGCTCTGCTCGCCCCGGGCCGCATCGAGGCCGAGGCCAAGGCGCGGCTCGGCATGGTCGACCCCACCGATGTGACCTACCTCGCTCCCGTCCCTGCGGGCTCCGCGGTCCCGGGCGGGCAGTGA
- a CDS encoding penicillin-binding protein 2 — MDTRRLPGPARRAATATGSRSGRVVRPAFALVRVRRRLFAVGAIVVIVAGVLSWRLADLQLRHPERYVEFGQSQRTETIAIPGARGDVRDRNGQLLATSLDQAAVWADPRFVGDPVTEAALLAPVLGLDPTALAVDLAADSRFVYLSRQVPDDVVAQVEALDLDGIYTWPEPKRFNPAGESLAGSVVGQVGVDNVGLSGVELAYDEILRGAAGELSFERDAQGRAIPVAPSDLEPAHRGADVHLTIDGSLQFEAEQVLLAQVEEMDAAGGVVVITVPSTGEILAIVNVERDEETGEPVVSNENRAITWAYEPGSVMKALTFAGVLDSGIANPDSVKDVPDSIVLYDDTFSDHSGHPIEEWSVSDIVTRSSNVGSILWAQELGGARLDDYLRGFGLGAATGVGLPGETPGIVLPLDQWSGTTIGTVPIGQGISVTPLQMLAGLNAIANGGVYVPPTIVSAVVEADGTRHQPAVAEGRRVVGEAAAAQMRTILTRVVDEGTGQLAAVEGYAVAGKTGTAWKPLPGGGYEDGAGNFTYVTTFAGFLPADDPQISIIVVIDEPSASIYASFASAPPFAELARYTLRHLRIPPTGGVVADIPTPEPVADPAPDALAVGVAEGPATDGELEEASGAGP; from the coding sequence GTGGACACCCGTCGACTCCCCGGCCCCGCGCGGCGCGCCGCCACGGCCACCGGATCACGGTCCGGACGTGTCGTCCGTCCGGCCTTCGCGCTCGTACGGGTCCGTCGACGGCTCTTCGCGGTGGGTGCGATCGTCGTCATCGTCGCCGGGGTACTGAGTTGGCGGCTGGCCGATCTCCAGCTACGCCATCCTGAGCGGTACGTCGAGTTCGGCCAGAGCCAGCGAACGGAGACCATCGCCATCCCCGGTGCACGCGGGGACGTCCGTGACCGCAACGGCCAGCTTCTCGCGACGTCACTGGATCAGGCAGCCGTGTGGGCCGACCCCCGCTTCGTGGGCGACCCGGTGACGGAGGCGGCGCTGCTCGCACCGGTGCTCGGCCTGGACCCGACCGCGCTCGCCGTGGACCTCGCCGCCGATTCGCGTTTCGTCTATCTGAGTCGCCAGGTGCCCGACGACGTCGTGGCTCAGGTCGAAGCGCTCGACCTCGACGGCATCTACACGTGGCCCGAGCCGAAGCGCTTCAACCCGGCAGGCGAATCGCTCGCCGGGTCGGTCGTGGGCCAGGTCGGTGTCGACAACGTCGGGCTGAGTGGAGTCGAGCTCGCGTACGACGAGATCCTGAGGGGAGCCGCCGGCGAACTCTCCTTCGAGCGTGATGCCCAGGGACGGGCGATCCCCGTCGCTCCCAGCGACCTCGAGCCGGCGCACCGCGGTGCCGACGTGCACCTGACGATCGACGGGTCCCTGCAGTTCGAGGCCGAGCAGGTTCTGCTGGCCCAGGTGGAGGAGATGGACGCCGCCGGTGGCGTCGTCGTGATCACCGTGCCGTCGACGGGGGAGATCCTCGCGATCGTCAACGTCGAGCGCGACGAGGAGACCGGTGAGCCGGTCGTGTCCAACGAGAACCGGGCGATCACCTGGGCCTACGAGCCGGGCTCGGTGATGAAGGCACTGACGTTCGCAGGTGTGCTCGACTCGGGTATCGCCAACCCCGATTCGGTCAAGGACGTACCCGACTCGATCGTGTTGTACGACGACACCTTCTCGGATCACTCCGGTCATCCGATCGAGGAATGGTCGGTCTCCGACATCGTGACCCGGTCCTCCAACGTCGGCTCCATTCTCTGGGCCCAGGAGCTCGGCGGGGCGCGCCTCGACGACTACCTGCGGGGATTCGGGCTCGGCGCTGCGACCGGCGTCGGTCTGCCGGGGGAGACGCCGGGCATCGTTCTGCCGCTCGACCAGTGGTCGGGGACGACGATCGGCACTGTCCCCATCGGCCAGGGGATCTCCGTGACCCCGCTGCAGATGCTGGCGGGCCTGAACGCCATCGCGAACGGCGGGGTCTACGTGCCGCCGACGATCGTCTCGGCGGTGGTGGAAGCCGACGGGACCCGTCACCAGCCCGCGGTCGCCGAGGGTCGCCGTGTGGTGGGTGAGGCCGCGGCCGCCCAGATGCGGACCATCCTGACACGGGTGGTCGACGAGGGAACCGGACAACTCGCCGCCGTGGAGGGCTACGCGGTCGCCGGCAAGACGGGGACGGCGTGGAAGCCGCTTCCCGGGGGCGGCTACGAGGACGGCGCAGGCAACTTCACGTACGTGACGACGTTCGCGGGGTTCCTGCCCGCCGACGACCCGCAGATCTCGATCATCGTCGTCATCGACGAACCCTCCGCCAGCATCTACGCGAGTTTCGCATCGGCACCACCGTTCGCGGAACTGGCGCGCTACACCCTGCGGCATCTGCGGATACCGCCCACCGGTGGTGTGGTCGCCGACATCCCCACTCCCGAGCCGGTCGCTGATCCGGCCCCCGACGCCCTGGCGGTGGGTGTGGCGGAGGGCCCCGCCACCGACGGTGAGCTCGAGGAGGCATCCGGTGCGGGACCGTGA
- a CDS encoding UDP-N-acetylmuramoyl-L-alanyl-D-glutamate--2,6-diaminopimelate ligase: MRDREVRLADLADAVGGRVVGDGDVHVRDIATDSREVRHGDLFVCVPGHTVDGHDFAAGAVAGGAVALVAERPVATEVATIMVDSVRAVVGPLAAAFFDHPSRDLTVVGVTGTNGKTTVTHLVAAAARGGGHSAVALGTLSGLRTTPEAVELQRNLDRMRGQGVGVVALEVSSHALAQGRVAGTRFAVSVFTNLSPEHLDYHRTMDDYEAAKARLFDPSLSQAAVVNTDDPAGRRIVARLAIPCVEVSPSATTGVSSGPGSTSMDWRGGSLEVPLGGSFMVADALLAAEAALLCGVDEAAVRAGLRSVAAVPGRFEVVADGADGALVIVDYAHTPDALATTLDSARSFAPGRLTVVFGCGGDRDTAKRPVMGDIAARRADRVVITSDNPRTENPAAIAAAILDGVDENHRPHVEVELDRRRAISIALDDAGVGDVVVVAGKGHETTQDIGGVVTPFDDRAVVASLLAPGEGAP, from the coding sequence GTGCGGGACCGTGAGGTGCGTCTCGCCGATCTCGCTGACGCGGTGGGTGGCCGTGTCGTCGGCGACGGGGATGTCCACGTCCGCGACATCGCGACCGACTCGCGCGAGGTCCGGCACGGGGACCTCTTCGTGTGCGTCCCGGGACACACCGTCGACGGCCACGATTTCGCCGCAGGTGCGGTGGCCGGCGGGGCGGTGGCTCTCGTCGCCGAACGTCCGGTGGCGACGGAGGTCGCAACCATCATGGTCGACTCCGTACGTGCCGTGGTCGGGCCCCTCGCTGCGGCGTTCTTCGACCACCCGTCCCGCGACCTCACAGTGGTCGGAGTCACCGGGACGAACGGGAAGACGACGGTCACACACCTTGTCGCAGCCGCTGCCCGCGGTGGCGGCCACAGCGCAGTCGCTCTCGGGACCCTCTCGGGTCTCCGCACGACCCCGGAGGCCGTCGAACTCCAGCGCAACCTCGATCGCATGCGGGGCCAGGGTGTCGGGGTCGTCGCCCTCGAGGTCTCCTCGCACGCCCTGGCGCAGGGTCGCGTCGCAGGGACCCGTTTCGCAGTCTCGGTGTTCACCAACCTCTCACCCGAGCACCTCGACTACCACCGGACGATGGACGACTACGAGGCAGCGAAGGCGCGCCTGTTCGACCCTTCGCTGTCGCAGGCGGCGGTCGTGAACACCGACGACCCCGCCGGCCGTCGCATCGTGGCGCGCCTGGCGATCCCGTGCGTCGAGGTGTCGCCCTCGGCGACCACCGGCGTGTCGTCGGGGCCCGGGTCGACCTCGATGGACTGGCGCGGTGGATCCCTCGAGGTTCCCCTGGGAGGTTCGTTCATGGTGGCCGACGCCCTGCTGGCCGCCGAGGCCGCACTCCTGTGCGGCGTCGACGAGGCCGCCGTCCGCGCCGGCCTCCGTTCCGTCGCCGCCGTCCCGGGTCGCTTCGAGGTGGTCGCTGACGGAGCCGACGGCGCCCTCGTGATCGTGGACTACGCCCACACGCCCGACGCGTTGGCGACGACGCTCGACTCGGCACGCTCGTTCGCCCCGGGGCGCCTCACTGTCGTCTTCGGCTGCGGTGGGGATCGCGACACCGCCAAGCGTCCGGTGATGGGCGACATCGCGGCCCGGCGTGCGGACCGGGTGGTGATCACCAGCGACAACCCCCGCACCGAGAACCCCGCAGCCATCGCGGCCGCGATCCTCGACGGCGTCGACGAGAACCATCGACCTCACGTAGAGGTCGAGCTCGATCGCCGACGGGCGATTTCCATCGCCCTCGACGATGCCGGAGTCGGCGACGTCGTGGTCGTCGCCGGGAAGGGCCACGAGACCACCCAGGACATCGGTGGCGTGGTGACCCCATTCGACGACCGTGCCGTGGTGGCATCGCTGCTGGCCCCGGGGGAGGGCGCGCCGTGA
- the mraY gene encoding phospho-N-acetylmuramoyl-pentapeptide-transferase, whose amino-acid sequence MIRLLLAAGLSLTFSLVGTRFLIDWLRRHRIGQPIRADGPDGHHVKAGTPTMGGVAIVGGATLAYVISDYYNGIYTRTGLLVMAAIVCAAGVGLLDDWIKVSRERNLGLTKSSKIVGLVSVAVGWSILMVTFTDVHTELSFTRHDSIDIDLGPVGWVIWSSLLILATANAVNLTDGLDGLAGGSSLFGYAAFVVISFWAFRNQSIYDIPHALDLAVVAAAMLGACAGFLWWNAAPARIFMGDTGSLALGTGLACMALATNTQLLLPIIGALFVAETLSVIIQVASFRIFGRRVFRMAPIHHHFELLGWHETWVIIRFWLVAGFATALALGLYYADFISTGAAD is encoded by the coding sequence GTGATCCGCCTGCTCCTGGCCGCGGGCCTGTCCCTGACGTTCTCGTTGGTGGGAACCCGCTTCCTCATCGACTGGTTGAGGCGTCACCGGATCGGTCAGCCCATCCGCGCCGACGGACCTGACGGTCACCACGTGAAAGCCGGTACGCCGACGATGGGCGGTGTCGCGATCGTGGGAGGTGCAACCCTCGCCTATGTCATCTCGGACTACTACAACGGCATCTACACCCGCACGGGACTCCTCGTCATGGCGGCGATCGTCTGCGCGGCGGGGGTCGGCCTCCTCGACGACTGGATCAAGGTCTCGCGCGAGCGCAACCTCGGCCTCACCAAGAGCTCGAAGATCGTCGGCCTCGTGAGCGTCGCCGTCGGCTGGTCGATCCTCATGGTCACCTTCACCGACGTGCACACCGAGCTCTCGTTCACCCGCCACGATTCGATCGACATCGACCTGGGTCCCGTGGGTTGGGTGATCTGGTCTTCGTTGCTCATTCTGGCAACAGCCAACGCCGTGAATCTCACCGACGGCCTCGACGGGCTGGCCGGTGGCTCGTCGCTGTTCGGCTACGCGGCGTTCGTCGTCATCAGCTTCTGGGCCTTCCGCAACCAGTCGATCTATGACATCCCCCATGCTCTGGACCTCGCCGTGGTGGCTGCGGCGATGCTCGGGGCGTGCGCCGGCTTCCTGTGGTGGAACGCGGCTCCCGCACGGATCTTCATGGGCGACACCGGGTCGCTGGCACTCGGGACGGGGCTCGCGTGCATGGCGCTGGCGACCAACACCCAGCTCCTGTTGCCGATCATCGGCGCTCTGTTCGTGGCCGAGACGCTCTCGGTGATCATCCAGGTGGCGAGCTTCCGGATCTTCGGTCGGCGGGTGTTCCGGATGGCCCCCATCCATCACCATTTCGAACTTCTCGGCTGGCACGAGACCTGGGTCATCATCCGCTTCTGGTTGGTGGCGGGCTTCGCCACCGCACTCGCCCTCGGGCTCTACTACGCCGACTTCATCTCGACGGGGGCGGCGGATTGA
- the murD gene encoding UDP-N-acetylmuramoyl-L-alanine--D-glutamate ligase has product MSRALVVGFGVTGRAVTRALVRRGHDVVAVDDAPSARMAADAAADAVELVASPSPGALGALVADADLFVPSPGIPECHAAFALAEARGLAVTSELDLATDWDSRPVLAVTGTNGKTTVTDLLVSILEATGLGVVAAGNTDVPLVAAIDDAAVDLFVVEASSFRLAPTTRFAPAVATWLNFAPDHLDVHRSLEVYERSKAKVFARAGACVGNLDDPVVAAHLAAVNVPVVGFGVGAGAGGGAAAVTVAGGDLTVHGRSLLAVSELWRSLPHDIANAMAAVATIEAAAAAGVVTVSESVMAGALRGFVGQPHRVALVAEVGGVRWYDDSKATTPHAVLAALAGFESVVLIAGGRDKGVDLAPLLEGAASIKAVVGLGEAGPAVVGHFDGLRPTVLAADMAAAVGHAAELAEPGDVVLLSPACASFDQYADYSARGDDFTARVHRLSEGQ; this is encoded by the coding sequence TTGAGCCGGGCACTCGTCGTCGGGTTCGGTGTGACCGGCCGGGCGGTCACACGGGCGCTCGTTCGACGCGGCCACGACGTCGTGGCTGTCGACGACGCCCCATCGGCCCGGATGGCCGCCGATGCCGCGGCGGATGCAGTCGAACTCGTGGCGTCGCCGTCGCCAGGGGCCCTGGGAGCGCTCGTCGCCGACGCGGACCTGTTCGTGCCGAGCCCGGGGATCCCCGAGTGTCACGCGGCGTTCGCGCTCGCCGAGGCACGGGGGCTCGCCGTCACCTCGGAGCTGGACCTGGCGACGGACTGGGACAGCCGGCCCGTGCTGGCGGTGACGGGGACGAACGGAAAGACGACGGTCACCGACCTGCTCGTGTCGATCCTCGAGGCGACCGGTCTGGGGGTCGTCGCGGCCGGCAACACGGATGTACCGCTCGTGGCGGCCATCGACGATGCGGCCGTCGACCTGTTCGTCGTGGAGGCATCGTCGTTCCGGCTCGCGCCGACGACGCGGTTCGCCCCCGCGGTCGCGACCTGGCTCAACTTCGCGCCCGACCACCTCGACGTGCACCGGAGCCTGGAGGTCTACGAGAGGTCGAAGGCAAAGGTGTTCGCCCGGGCGGGAGCGTGCGTCGGCAACCTGGACGATCCGGTCGTGGCCGCGCACCTCGCCGCTGTGAACGTGCCCGTCGTCGGCTTCGGGGTCGGCGCCGGAGCAGGCGGAGGTGCCGCGGCGGTGACCGTGGCCGGCGGTGATCTGACGGTGCACGGCCGATCGCTCTTGGCGGTGTCGGAACTGTGGCGGTCTCTGCCCCACGACATCGCGAATGCGATGGCTGCCGTCGCGACCATCGAAGCGGCGGCCGCCGCCGGGGTCGTGACCGTCTCCGAGTCGGTGATGGCCGGGGCGCTGCGTGGATTCGTCGGCCAGCCCCACCGGGTGGCGCTCGTCGCCGAGGTGGGCGGCGTCCGGTGGTACGACGACTCGAAGGCGACGACCCCCCACGCCGTGTTGGCCGCGCTCGCCGGCTTCGAATCCGTGGTGCTCATCGCCGGCGGCCGCGACAAGGGGGTTGATCTGGCGCCGCTTCTCGAGGGGGCGGCATCCATCAAGGCCGTCGTCGGCCTCGGCGAGGCCGGACCCGCGGTCGTCGGGCACTTCGATGGACTGCGGCCGACGGTGCTCGCTGCCGACATGGCCGCCGCCGTGGGTCACGCCGCCGAGCTCGCGGAGCCCGGTGACGTCGTTCTGTTGTCGCCCGCCTGCGCGTCCTTCGACCAGTACGCCGACTACAGCGCTCGTGGTGACGACTTCACCGCACGCGTCCACCGACTCTCCGAGGGGCAATGA
- the ftsW gene encoding putative lipid II flippase FtsW yields MAAVTTRPRRPAGLARPAGRRSGTFVSLFLLVLLLNLIGLVMVLSASSVTSLDDNGSSWFHFQRQAIWSCLAFVALMVTMRVDYHRWRHLARPFLVVTVGLLLVVLLPGLGVSANGASRWIQIGPITIQPSELAKLGIVVFSADLLARRAPSLHRSVAGLRPIVVVVAILAGLILLQPSLGAAIIVGAIAFGVMFVAGVRFLPLAATALASMGLATALSMSASYRRDRVFAFLDPWDDPLNTGYQTIQSLVGIASGGLSGTGLGTGRAKFGYLPFAHTDFIFAVVAEELGWLGATFVIALFVGLAIVGIRISMQSRDLLGTLLAAGVTTWLTLQAFINIGAVVGLLPVTGVSLPFLSFGGSALVVNMAAIGIVLNVARQGRVAS; encoded by the coding sequence ATGGCCGCCGTCACGACCAGACCACGCCGACCGGCCGGGCTCGCCCGACCAGCGGGACGCCGTTCGGGGACCTTCGTCTCGCTGTTCCTGCTCGTGCTGCTGTTGAACCTCATCGGTCTGGTGATGGTGCTGTCGGCCTCTTCGGTGACCTCGCTCGACGACAACGGCTCGAGCTGGTTCCACTTCCAGCGTCAGGCCATCTGGTCGTGTCTCGCCTTCGTCGCCCTGATGGTCACGATGCGCGTCGACTACCACCGCTGGCGCCACCTCGCCCGTCCGTTCCTGGTCGTGACGGTCGGACTCCTGCTCGTCGTGCTCCTGCCCGGTCTGGGTGTGAGCGCCAACGGGGCGTCCCGCTGGATCCAGATCGGTCCCATCACGATCCAGCCGTCCGAGCTGGCGAAGCTCGGCATCGTCGTCTTCTCCGCGGACCTGCTCGCGCGGCGTGCGCCGAGTCTGCACCGCAGCGTCGCGGGGCTGCGCCCGATCGTGGTCGTCGTCGCGATACTCGCCGGGCTCATCCTGCTGCAGCCGAGTCTCGGCGCGGCGATCATCGTCGGCGCGATCGCATTCGGGGTCATGTTCGTGGCCGGCGTGCGGTTCCTTCCCCTCGCGGCCACCGCGCTCGCGAGCATGGGGCTCGCCACGGCGCTGTCGATGTCCGCGAGCTACCGCCGCGACCGGGTCTTCGCCTTCCTCGACCCGTGGGACGACCCCCTCAACACCGGCTACCAGACCATCCAGTCCCTCGTCGGCATCGCTTCCGGCGGACTGTCGGGGACCGGCCTCGGGACCGGGCGCGCCAAGTTCGGCTACCTCCCCTTCGCCCACACGGACTTCATCTTCGCCGTGGTCGCCGAGGAACTCGGCTGGCTGGGAGCGACGTTCGTGATCGCGCTGTTCGTCGGACTCGCGATCGTCGGAATCCGCATCTCGATGCAGTCCCGCGACCTGTTGGGAACGCTGCTCGCAGCCGGCGTCACGACGTGGTTGACGCTGCAGGCGTTCATCAACATCGGTGCCGTCGTCGGGCTGTTGCCGGTGACGGGGGTCTCGCTCCCGTTCCTGTCCTTCGGTGGTTCGGCGCTGGTGGTCAACATGGCCGCAATCGGCATCGTGCTCAACGTCGCCCGCCAGGGCAGGGTCGCCTCGTGA
- the murG gene encoding undecaprenyldiphospho-muramoylpentapeptide beta-N-acetylglucosaminyltransferase, with the protein MTAPIWAVVAGGGTAGHVFPGIAIGRALVAAGHPPESIHFVGSRRGVDSDLVPAAGFDLTVLPGRGIRRRLTFDNVAAITGLARGLWQAHRLLGRLRPRVVISLGGYASVPCAVAALLRRIPVVVAEQNAVPGAANRLVARWARACAVSFAGTDLPRSVLTGNPVREEILAVDRSAGRAAARTRLEVPVDRHLIVVFGGSLGARRVNRATVDACRILAGRGDLAVRHIVGDRDWEEVAESVVDEGALTRRLVRFENDMASVFAAADLVVCRAGATSVAELTVTGTPSVLVPLPGAPGDHQSANARAVERTGGAVVVPDEELDGPRLAELITTLLGDPDRLATMGAAAASMAHRDAAAAVARLAEEYARA; encoded by the coding sequence GTGACCGCGCCGATCTGGGCGGTCGTGGCGGGTGGTGGCACGGCCGGCCACGTGTTCCCCGGTATCGCGATCGGCCGGGCTCTCGTGGCGGCCGGGCATCCGCCGGAGTCGATCCACTTCGTCGGCAGCCGTCGCGGTGTCGACAGCGACCTGGTCCCCGCGGCGGGCTTCGATCTGACCGTGCTGCCCGGTCGGGGCATCCGACGTCGGCTCACCTTCGACAACGTCGCAGCGATCACGGGTCTGGCTCGTGGGCTGTGGCAGGCCCATCGTCTGCTCGGTCGTCTCCGCCCCCGCGTGGTGATCTCGCTCGGTGGCTACGCCTCCGTGCCCTGTGCCGTTGCGGCGCTCCTGCGCCGCATCCCCGTGGTGGTCGCCGAGCAGAACGCCGTACCCGGTGCCGCGAACCGTCTCGTCGCCCGCTGGGCGCGCGCCTGTGCCGTCTCCTTCGCCGGTACGGACCTGCCGCGCTCGGTTCTGACGGGGAACCCGGTGCGTGAGGAGATCCTCGCCGTGGACCGGTCCGCAGGGCGTGCCGCGGCACGCACCCGGCTCGAAGTCCCCGTCGACCGGCATCTGATCGTCGTCTTCGGGGGTTCGCTCGGGGCCCGCCGCGTCAACCGGGCCACGGTCGACGCCTGTCGGATCCTCGCCGGACGGGGAGACCTGGCGGTCCGCCACATCGTCGGGGACCGTGACTGGGAGGAGGTCGCGGAGTCGGTCGTCGACGAGGGTGCCCTGACCCGTCGGCTCGTGCGTTTCGAGAACGACATGGCGAGCGTCTTCGCGGCTGCCGATCTCGTCGTCTGTCGGGCCGGTGCCACCTCGGTCGCGGAGCTGACCGTCACCGGCACGCCGTCGGTGCTCGTCCCCCTACCGGGCGCACCGGGTGACCACCAGAGCGCCAATGCCCGGGCGGTCGAGCGGACGGGTGGTGCGGTGGTAGTGCCCGACGAAGAACTCGACGGGCCCCGGCTCGCGGAGCTCATCACCACCCTCCTGGGCGACCCGGACCGCCTGGCGACCATGGGTGCAGCAGCCGCGTCCATGGCACACCGTGACGCGGCGGCCGCAGTCGCCCGTCTGGCTGAGGAGTACGCCCGTGCGTGA